GGGATACCGCATCGCCCATGACGTTAGCGCCTACTCCCTGGTCACCCTATGCCGCCACGCCGCCCCACTTCTGTCGGTCGAGGGAGGAAGCGTCGTGGCGCTCACCTACCTGGGCAGCGAGCGGGTTGTGCCCCACTACAACGTGATGGGTGTAGCAAAGGCCTCCCTTGAGGCGAGCATCCGCTACCTGGCCTACGACCTGGGGCCAAAGAAGATTAGGGTCAACGGGGTCAGTGCAGGTCCCATCAAAACCCTGGCGAGCCGCGTCATCGCCGACTTCAATGACATGCTGGCCCACGTCGAGGCCCGGGCGCCTCTGAGGCGCAACGTGGAGGTTTCCGAGGTGGCTCAGGCCACGGCCTTCCTGTTGAGCGACCTCGCAAGCGGCATCACCGGAGAGGTCCTCTACGTTGACGCCGGCTACCACGTGATGGGCATGTAGATGGAATTCGTGAGGAACCCCATGAAGCTGCGACGCGCTGGAACGATCAGCTGCTTAGTGCTCTTTGGAGCGGTCCTGCTTGCCGGGTGCGGCCCAACCGACGCCGACTTCAACAGGGTTGAGATAGGCATGAGCACCGAAGAGGTGAAGGCCATTATGGGCGAGCCCCAAAGAACCAAGGTAATCCTTGGAGCGGCGGAGCAGTGGGTCTACAAGGAGACCTACGTCGTCCAGTTCGCTCTGGACAAGGTTATTATAAAAGAGAAGCGCTAGTCCCCCCCCTCAATTATTCCAAGGAGATGATATCAGTGCGGACCTATCTCCCTACGGTCTTGCTAGCCCTTTTCGTATTGGGGCTACCTATTGCCCAAGCCACACAGATCTACCGCTGGAGTGACGATCAGGGGACCATCCACTTCACCACCGACCCAGGAGAAATTCCCGAAGAG
The genomic region above belongs to Nitrospinota bacterium and contains:
- a CDS encoding enoyl-ACP reductase, which encodes MDSLRMDGKVALVTGVANHRSIAWAIAKALHAAGATLVFTYQGERLKDAVEELAGSLGSELVLPCDVTDEEEVAAVARSIEKSHGRLHGLVHSIAFAKREELAGSYLDTSPEGYRIAHDVSAYSLVTLCRHAAPLLSVEGGSVVALTYLGSERVVPHYNVMGVAKASLEASIRYLAYDLGPKKIRVNGVSAGPIKTLASRVIADFNDMLAHVEARAPLRRNVEVSEVAQATAFLLSDLASGITGEVLYVDAGYHVMGM